The sequence CTACTTACTTGTACTGCCCCATAGACCTCTTTAAGGATATCTGAAGGAAAATTAACATAACAGAATTCTACGTTAATAGCACTTCTTGTCAGACTAGTGTCATTCCTGGAGCTTACAGAGAACAATATGGCCCCTGCACTCATGCCAGTGTGGAAGACCCAGAGGAAAAGGAACACAATGGGCAAATTTTGGGCAACTAAGGCACGAGCTGAGGCCCAGCTTGATCCAGGAGGGGCAATGCTCAAACACTGATATGCACTAAGGAGAAAGGTAAGCCAAATAGAGAGGGCCCTGGAGGTTCTGTAGATGAAGATCACAGCTTTACAACCAACATCTCCAAAGACATTGGCCATGTAGAAGGAGGCCAGCATCTCAAGCAGACAGCGTACGAGCACCACCAGCAGGTTGGCGCAGGCCAGGTGGAGGACAATGGCATCTGCTGCAAGGAGCCAGCTCTTTTTGTGGATCATTAGGAGGAAGGCAACAATCACCGTGATATTCCCGAGAACTCCAACAACTGTGAGCGACAGAAAGAGCATCCCACGAAAAGACTTATCTGATGGCATTCCTGCAAAGAGGAAAATaagtgaaaaacaatttaagaaaTCACATTGTGATTATGTCAAATGTTAATATGCATTCAAGCTGATCTTGGATTACACTTACTGGAAGTTAGAATCCCACCTGATGGCAGGTAAGGCTGAGAGCTCTGAAGCTGATCTTGTGCCTGACAGACAGTGATCCACTTCATGCAGTCGACAGGCTTTTTCTTTCCTTATACCTGGAGACCTTTAGCAGCTGTTGGTTCTGCTTTGCACGATCCATTGACTTCTCTTCCCTCAGCCTCCAATTACTTGACATCAATTCAGATGACTGATTCTGTTCTCTCACTGGGTTTTAGACAGACCAGATTAACATAAAGAGCTGCTGATTGTTCTTATTTacatggtaaaaaaacaaaacaaaaacaaaaaaacactgggAGCTATTAAGCACCTATTAGATCtatgttttaatataaaaaaggaTCAAATAATTTTACAACATCCAACATCCATGTTTCATCAAGTGGAAATTATTTTGTTACATATTAATCTGTCACCTGTCTCTTATTTTTCATTATTCTAATTAATCactaaaaaacttttttaaattgacaATTACAGGTGACTGAATTACAGGTGACATCAAATGTACAGTCACCTTTCAATACCACAGTGCCCCCTAGTGGAGAGACATAAAACAAAAGTCAAAGCCAGAAGCCCTTCCTGTCAGAAGTGGAATCAATACTCCACAATCTTTACTATGAGGACATAACTCAGAATACAGTTTACTTCTGTTGGATTTATCCAAAGTGATaaaatctttaaacattttaattaaacctGAATTCTAAGGAAGGACATATCAATCCAAGCAGGCAACACGATTTACCTGCAGGTCCTCCTGCTGAGAATTGGAAATTAAGCTTTATGTAATATCTCATGGTCAAGGAACGTCAATGGAAATGCTTCAGAATAAAAATTTTAGATGGTTTATAGCGAACTAATTAAAATCCTGAATCAAAATAAAGCAGCACAAGTAAATGAAAGAAAGCTGGTTTAGTCATTGGTTTATGTGCATAACATTACCTTTGGAatcattttttttcctatttaaatcagaatcagaatcagctttattgccaagttcgtacatacaaacaaggaattcagtacactttgctcttttgttctgtttttggattacagaatatacaaatttacaatgtacaatattcacatatataataaaaaggtgcatttgcaacatctgtatgctgttgttttgtactttattgaatgttcaacagagaaacagcctgggggaagaaactgtctctgtggcggctggttttagcgaacagtgctctgtagcggcggcctgaaggtaaaactctaaacagtttatgtgcagggtgtgtggggtctgcagagattttttgagctcttttcctgacccttaacctgtataaatcctggatggagggaaggtcagccctgattattctctctgcattcctgattatttgttgcagtctggacctgtcctgttttgtggatgagccaaaccacactgagatggatgaagacaggacagattgaatgatggcagtgtagaagatgaccaacagctcctgtggaaggttgaacttcttgagttgcctcaggaagtacagtctctgctgggtcttctttcgaacagtgtctatgtgtgaagactatctcaggtcctcagagatggtggttcctaggaacctgaagtggtccacggccgatacagtgttgttgaggatggtgagaggggtgtatgggggtggtgtgctccaaaagtccaccaccatttccgcagtcttgagtgggttcagttcaaggtagttctgaccgcaccagtgtaccagccaatccacctgctgtctgtatgcagactcatcaccgtcctggatcagtacaatgacagtggtgtcgtctgcaaacttaaggagtttcacggacgggtccgatgaggtgcagtcatttgtgtacaaggagaagaggagtggggatagaacacacccctggggggcacccgTACTTATTgttctggatcgggagaagatgctccccagtctcacctgctgctgtcggtccgtcaggaagctgttgatccactgacaggtggaggctgggacgttgagctgggtgagcttctggtggaggatgtctggtatgatggtgttgaaggccgagctgaagatTACAAaaaggatcctggcgtacgtccctggggggtcgaggtgttgcaggatgaagtgtagacctaagttaacagcatcatctgccgacctgtttgctcggtaagcaaattgcagggggtccagcagggggcctgtgatgtttatcaggtgcttcaacaccagccgctcaaaggatttcatgaccacagacgtcagggctacaggcttgtagtcatttaatcctgcgatggtgggtttcttgggcactgggatgatggtggatcgtttgaggcaggaggggacctcacatttctccagtgacttgttgaagatccttgtgaagatcggagcgagttgatttccacaggctttcaggcatgatggggagacgttatcaggtcctccagctttctttgttttcatgcgctgaaagagcctatttacatcttccttggagatctttagtgcaggcagaggatctgatggtggggggttggttgctttatgggaggaatttgttcctgaatgggatgtggaggagatggtttgaggtgtgagtggcttcttgtcatgtctgcagtagaagccattcagacggttggccaggagacgactctgttcaggatgggtggaggggctcctgtaggcagtcaggtttctcagaccggtccatacagccgaagtgtcaccagtagaaaggctgttcttaaggttctcactgtagcttctcttgactgctttgatctcttttgttagtctgttcctggcctgcctgtaccgcgcccaatctccactgctgtgagcttcttccttttccctgcgcagattcctgaggtgtggagtaaaccatggcttgttgttcccaaaggtgcagaaggtcttggtctgcacacacatgtcctcacagaaactgatgtatgatgtcaccacatcagttagttggtttaggtcagtggctgaagtttcaaaaacagtccagtgtgtgcattcaaagcaggcctgtagcatctgctttgattcctcagtccacttcttaacagtgtgaaccacgggtctggaagctcttagtttctgtctgtaggttgggatgaggtggattagataatgatccgaaaaacccagagcagccctggtaacagcataatatgagtcctttaaagctgtataacaatggtccagtgtgtttttgtctctggtgggacacttaatatgctgtctgtatttggggagttcatttgagaggtttgctctgttaaaatctcccagtattatgatgaaagagtccatgtattttttctccaggtctgtaatcagctcagcaagatgtttttccgcggcagaagtgcagccatgcggtggaaaatatgagccaattattataaacgaggaaaactctctcggtgaataaaacggcttacagattgtggaaaatgactccagatccgggctacatgtttttcttagcacttttacgtctctgcaccaactttcatttatataaaagcagattccgcctcctcgcctcttccccgatagctccgcgctgcaatccgctctgaacagctggaagtccggcaacagcagtgctcggtccgggatgttttcactcagccatgtctcggtaaagcagagaaccgctgatccgcggaggtccgtgtttttaccggtgaggagaagcagctcgtccatcttgttgtttagagagcggacatttgccaggtggattgaaggcagtggtgcgcaaagtcctcttttgcggagttttaccagcgcgccagcacgctttccccttcgacgctttcggcgcagtTTCCCGTATATAGCCGCAGCTCCActcgccaggagctcagtgaacctcggatcgatgaaataTGGtggaaaaaatcccaagagaggactctctgatgttgagaagttcctctctactgaatgagaccacagaactgtggctcgaaaaacataaaaacacacaaaatacaaaaacaaagagagagcgaatgTTAAAGTAATTTTATATTGTAAATTACAAATTACATTCCCCTGTTAttgaatttctttgttttttttttttgtattttgattaCATAACCATTGCGCTCAGTGCAGAACAAGCACAGCTGAGCTGCTGTTTTTCAGCAGTTTTCAGCTTATTTGGTTTTTGGACAAATGCCATGCTGCTCATTGTAGGATGTTTTTCTCCCAAGGTGTCTTCATTAGATACATGAAGTATCTTAGTGGTTGTTCAAAATAGCTTTTAGTAGGTTGCTGCTAAGTGCTAACTTGTTTACGTTAATTAAACAATCTTTGCAGGAAAAGAAATAGatctatttagattttttttgtatttctgaaaAGTAACGAGAATCTTACTTTATTTTGCTTGtgtgttttacaaaaatagCTGTCAAAGGTTGAAtagaacatattttaattttaataagatGTGATTACATATCAATGCCTCCTTTAATGCAAACCATATCCTCCGTGTAAGAGCAAAAGGTTCCTTTCATGGCATCTTGCTGTGAACCAGACAATCTGAACAAATACCTCAGATTGCAGATTTATATTCATCATCTGTTTTATTCTAGATATGACTTTTATAATACATCAGAATGTTACATGTAActgatttaattattattaaatgcatttctgttataataataatgatgacaATTAGAGTAAAATTAGCTGCCAGGGGGAAAGGGTCTTAATATTATTGAAGTCACACAGGAGCATGGTGCAATGCCCAATGGAGAACATGCTTAAACTTGCCTTTTTAATTAACTCTCTGAACATGTAAACacataaagacaaaaacacactcagGAAGATACTTCATCTAATGATAATTTATTCCAAAGATGAGTACCATGATAAAACAAACCATCCTACGGTTAATTCTCCCAAATTGACGGTTCCAACTATAGAACCCTTAACTCGCCATGCTGTTGGAGGAATACTTGAGGCTCATTTGCTATTTTCCATTTTCACTGAAAGAAACCCTTTCAGTGCCTTTTAGACTGTGGAGGTTTGTATCATAAAATAATACTGACCGGCCACGCTCTCTGGACATGAAGTCACAATGGAGAGCACAGCGAGGCACCATCTGTTCCATTGTAAAAACTCTATGATGGTTGTCAGCAAAAACTACACCCTTCTGTCCCTTGTTGGTAAACTGTTTCGTTTCTCTCTAGCGGGAAATTAATACATATCAGAGTTACTGGTTTTCTATAAAATGAAAAGTAATTCTCTTTTaggaacagaaacaaaaatctgttcAACTACTCATATGTTCATCGACATCAGCACAGAGAGGTTGTTATGATGAATAAAGAAACAAGCATTTTTCTAGCAAGAATGCATTTTAGTCATATTTTacacttcaattcaatttcaattcagtttatttatatagcgccaattcacaacacatgttgtcgcaaggcacttcacaacagtcaggttcatacattccaattaataataacaattgaacagtgcagtcggagttagctttttattcaaattggataaaaagtttttctgtctaaggaaacccagcagattgcatccagtcagtgactttcagcattccctcctcccggatgagcactTGATTTTACTGTTGCAAATGCACTTATTTATAAAGAAAGTCTATTAAACCACACACTAATGTCTATATATACTATTGATCATTATTTGCCTATCATTTGGACTCCTCATGTCTACTACAAGATGCTTttaatactactactactagtaCTACTACAACTaacactactaataataataacaataataacacattttatttgaagGCACCTTTTAAGTTTCTCAAGGTCACCAAAGAAGAAAAGATAcaagaacaataaaacaataaaacaatattcagtGTAAATAATGTCAGACAAAGTTTACAATGTTTATTTATACCATGTCCAGAGTATGAGGGTAACATACCAGGATTTGAACTTCTTGATGATTAACACTAAAGCCTTCAaatcttgtttattttctttttgacacAAAATATAGTCAACAAAATTCTCTTCAGAAATGAGCTTGTTAAGAAATCATGTTCAGTGTGAGCAGGAGAAATCATTCTATAAGAATCCCAGTTCTACGTTACTATTGGCCACTATTGTATTATTATAGGGCTAGTGTTTCCAGTGTGGCTCTATTCCTCTGAGACCATGTGAGTCAAAGTTAGTTTATTGCATTAATTTGCCAAACTGTGTGCTGAATCTTGGCCAACAGTCTTGAGGGACATTGAGGATTATAAATCGTCTCTCACAGGCTATTTGGCAGCTTATTTACTAAAAGACCTTTCATCCGAAGTTTTAGGTGAGGGTCAGGTTTACCAGGTTTGTAAGGATTATTGAGGTTTGTTTTATATGATCTAATTGAGATTTATGCTGTTTGTAGTATACATACACCAGATGTCTTTTTCATGTCTGCTGTTTACCTCTACCTCATGCAGGTCTTGGTGGTATGGATCTCTGTGTGACCATCAAAGGTGTCTCCTTCCTCTTGCAAACAGCTATAGGCATTTTGGGGAACACTGTTGTGCTTCTGGCATACGCCAGCATATTTTGCACCGAACCGAAGCTTCTTCCTGTGGACATGATCCTGTGCCACCTTGCGTTTGCCAACCTGATGCTACTGCTGACTCGTTGTGTGCCCCAGACTATGACAGTGTTCGGGCTGAAGGATCTTCTGAATGACCCAGGCTGTAAGGTGGTGATCTATGGCTATCGCATTGGACGAGCTTTGTCTGTTTGCATCACCTGCATGCTCAGTGTGTTTCAGGCAGTGACAATAGCCCCTGCAGGGCCGAGGTTGTCCAGGCTGAAGCCTGCGCTTCCTTCTCTCGTCCTTCCCATCTTTGTCGGGCTGTGGCTCCTTAACATGGGCATTTGCATTGCAGCTCCTTTCTTCTCCATGGCTCCACGTAACGGCACCATCCCTGCATTCACCCTCAACCTCGGCTTCTGCCATGTGGACTTCAGAGACAACCTATCCTATGTTATTAATGGAGTGGCTGTCTCTGGGAGGGATTTTGCATTTGTAGCCCTGATGGTGGGCTCCAGCAGTTACATCCTCCTGCTGCTACACCGCCACAGCAAACAGGTGAGAGGCCTCAGTCGCTCTCACGGCAGGGGGGCAGAAACTAGGGCAGCCAAAACTGTGGTGACCTTGGTTGTCCTCTACATTGTGTTCTTTGGCATTGATAATGTGATCTGGATCTACATGTTGACAGTATCAAAAGTTTCACCAGTGGTGGCTGATATGAGGGTGTTCTTCTCTTCCTGTTATGCCTCTCTCAGCCCCTACTTTATCATTTCATCCAACAAGAAGGTCAAGAGGAAGATTGTGTGTGCCGTGGAGCACAACCAACCGTTAGTGGACACTCAGGAGTCCAATGACAAATGACTCTGTTTCTGTCTTGACACCCCGTCGTCTGAGATGCATTACAGCAAATATTCTCTGTGAAACCCCTTATTTTGAGCATTTTTACAAAGATGACTAGTATTTAGCACTTCACTGGCTATTTAGATTTCTGAAATACTGTAATGGGTTGGTGTTATTTGAATACAAAACCCAATATAGAGCAATTTTGCAAAATGCAACAACATGAACAGATTATAACTTTGAATGCAAAGTTTTGTGTGAATCCATGCACTGTAGTTTGGCTCAACTAGTGAATTATAAAGCTCTTAGAGTTTAATAAATCTCTCCTGCGTAGATTTGCTTTTGCACCGTTGTCTTTGACTTTTAAATTGTTGGCCACTAAAAGCAATTCTATCTTCTAATTGGGAATGTTTATAAttacttaaaataataataatttataataatatttgaacatgtttacatgttcagagagttaataataataataataataataattattattattattattattattattattattacagtgttatatttttacacaaatatCATAGGGTACTTACAtttgtttcacatgtttttgGGAGACAGAGTAATCCTTAATAatttaaactaatttatttgccctgaaaaacaacaaaaacgtaACGTTTTAAATTCACATTAGAAGCTGActtaattaatttattgttcTGGTAATATGTCAGAGACATTAAATTCAGTAATGCATTGAAACAATTAATGTGAATAGtacaataatataataatatgtaATAACATAATATTATGtttagcttttattttctgttaaatactgaGCACTTTTTGCCACGCTCTAATTGGCTCAAATTTTGAGTGACGCTTCATGACGTTTACCCCCTGCTTGTCTTCTCAGGCAGCATTTTTACCGTCATCTGTTTAAAAGATTCACCAGTAATACTTTAACACAAGCTCAGCAATtccatgtatttgttttgtaaaatgaagACATGCTGGTGTTTTacgttttttgttgttttttttttttttttgcagtaatATACATGTTGTTAAATTTTAGAATGACCAGCAGAACTTGAAGTTTCTCCTGACAGACCATGCTTAGGGAAAACCGAATTTCTCTACATCAACACAATAAATCCCGGAAAAGGGAAGAGGAAGAATTAGCTAAAAGTGCAGAACGGTTGAAATGCTCTCCAGGAAAAAGCGTATGAGCAGTGTGACGTTTTAAAGGCAACATTTATGAGTTGTTATTAGTACTGAAACGTTTCAGCACATGTAAAGCATTTTGTATGGGCGGAAAAGTCTGACAACAAAACGCTGAACGATCCTAAAATCCGATTGTTATGGTTTCTAAAGGTTCCTTTCCAGTTTGTACAAAAAAACCAACTTTAAGGTTAGGTACGTTTGCTTTCAACTGTTTTGTTACTACTTGCTGAATGAATTAAAACTGCGACGTTTTTATCAGGGCGGTCCGCTTTCAGCTGATTTTATGGTTTTGCAGTTTGTCTGCCTCCTTGATTCTGTTGAAATCTAATCTGGATCCCTGCCCAGTCTCTCCGTCAGTCCAGTAAAATGACTTGCTCTGAGTGTACTGGTTCCAGTCTCTGATGACAATGGCCAGAATAGCCTGGTATCAAGAGAAGGTAAGAACATTGTTGTATTAAAGTCTCTTAAAGCTCCGACTATTTATTATAACTATGATATTATTGATGTTTTTAtgttagagtttttttttaacttgaagatcctgtttgcatttttgacaaaataataaaaagtgtCAGACTGACATGTTTCAAATCattaaatcaatatttttggaCAAAGATAATCTGTTTAAATACATAAAGCGGTTTTCAAATTATGGTTGCATTTATTGAGGGAGCAAAGCtaaccaaaccaacctggcgttttgtgaaaaagtaatcaccCCCTACACCTACTGACAACCCGTCAGTTGTCAGTACCACCCTTGGCGGTATCAGCTGCAAAGGTGCCCCCTTCCTGGCAGCACCTCAGTCGGATTTACAtccaaactttgactaggccactctaaaacctttatttattaatattttgttttacattgccATGTTACATAACTCAAGTgtacttgagcttaaggtcacaaactgttggatggacattttccttcaggatttGCTGATAGAGAGTAGAAGCAGAACAGCCATCTTTGCATCTTGATAGACTGTTCTTATATTCTGGTCTCAGTTTTAAACCAGCATGTAAAGTTCCACTCTCCCTCCATAAGTCCACAGCatgttttcccaaaagtcttaaCTGAGACAGGTGAGTTCGGCAGCCATTTAGATGATGATCTGGGTTCTGCTGATCATCTGGGATTATTCGTGGATGCTCTCTTGAATAGATTTTGGTTcaaactgttccatgttttcttcttttataaataatggTTCTCTCCTTTTAATAAATTGAATTCTCATTCAAGAACTGCATTCTGTATTTACTATTTTGTCTGACATTTAACAgttattatttcattattactATATtatttaagagaatattatttttgcatgtttaGAAATAAtcattgcttttctgttttaaataaaagcaattaattCTCTCAAACAAGTGAAAGTATGGTATGATTTGTTTTAACCTCTATTAGCCAACAACTCTGAGCAACCTCCTGCCGATAGATAAAAAATTATTGCAATTTTACAACTTAATTTCCATTCAGCAGATTATCAGTTTGTAATCcttaattacattttacaaaaagcTGCATAACAGCTGCTTTTTGTCTTCATTAGGTAACTAGCTTCCATTCTGGCTTGTTTTAACATATCTTGGGAACAAACAGGAACAGGAGGCATTTTCTGCTGCTGAGCTCGGGCTATTTTTCTCTCAGATTTCAACTCATACCTTCCAAAGTCCATGCATGTTATTTAATACCTGACTgaagtatatttaaaaaaaatccatttaattttattactgACA comes from Girardinichthys multiradiatus isolate DD_20200921_A chromosome 20, DD_fGirMul_XY1, whole genome shotgun sequence and encodes:
- the LOC124857492 gene encoding olfactory receptor class A-like protein 1; this translates as MDLCVTIKGVSFLLQTAIGILGNTVVLLAYASIFCTEPKLLPVDMILCHLAFANLMLLLTRCVPQTMTVFGLKDLLNDPGCKVVIYGYRIGRALSVCITCMLSVFQAVTIAPAGPRLSRLKPALPSLVLPIFVGLWLLNMGICIAAPFFSMAPRNGTIPAFTLNLGFCHVDFRDNLSYVINGVAVSGRDFAFVALMVGSSSYILLLLHRHSKQVRGLSRSHGRGAETRAAKTVVTLVVLYIVFFGIDNVIWIYMLTVSKVSPVVADMRVFFSSCYASLSPYFIISSNKKVKRKIVCAVEHNQPLVDTQESNDK
- the LOC124857313 gene encoding olfactory receptor class A-like protein 1: MPSDKSFRGMLFLSLTVVGVLGNITVIVAFLLMIHKKSWLLAADAIVLHLACANLLVVLVRCLLEMLASFYMANVFGDVGCKAVIFIYRTSRALSIWLTFLLSAYQCLSIAPPGSSWASARALVAQNLPIVFLFLWVFHTGMSAGAILFSVSSRNDTSLTRSAINVEFCYVNFPSDILKEVYGAVQVSRDVVPMALMILTSLIILVLLYKHSQHLKGLRGAGQAGSGSCGAEQRAAKVVVVLVTMYVVLYGVDNGLWVYTLTVRHTMSSSLISDLRVFFASLYAALSPLVIIASNRKVNSRLRCGTQEKPLPGKTARLRSI